A region of Rhodamnia argentea isolate NSW1041297 chromosome 9, ASM2092103v1, whole genome shotgun sequence DNA encodes the following proteins:
- the LOC115744394 gene encoding probable polyamine transporter At1g31830 isoform X2, whose product MKLRNSADREASVPMREFNGAAYATIREVPSSLRVENFRKVSVLPLIFLIFYEVSGGPFGVEDSVGAAGPLLALLGFLVFPFIWSVPEALITAEMGTMFPENGGYVVWVSSAIGPFWGFQQGWMKWLSGVIDNALYPVLFLDYLKSGIPALDGGWPRVGAALALTVLLTYMNYRGLTIVGWVAVALGVFSILPFVVMGLVSIPKLEPSRWLVVNLHNVDWNLYLNTLFWNLNYWDSISTLAGEVDNPKKTLPRALFYALILVVLGYFFPLLIGTGSVPFDRELWTDGYFSDIAKIIGGVWLRWWVQAAAAMSNMGMFVAEMSSDSFQLLGMAERGMLPEFFAKRSKYGTPLTGILFSASGVILLSWLSFQEIVAAENFLYCFGMILEFLAFVKLRIKHPNASRPYKIPVGTIGAIAMCIPPTILIGVVLALSTLKVAIVSLVAVVIGFIMQPGLKYIEKKRWLKFSVSSDLPDLDNDISQESTVSLVD is encoded by the coding sequence AAATTGAGGAATTCAGCTGATCGGGAAGCGTCTGTTCCAATGAGGGAGTTCAATGGTGCAGCTTATGCGACCATCCGTGAAGTGCCTTCTTCACTTAGGGTTGAGAACTTTCGAAAAGTATCGGTCCTTCCTcttattttcctcatcttttatgAGGTCTCCGGCGGCCCGTTTGGGGTCGAAGATAGCGTTGGGGCTGCTGGTCCTCTCTTAGCCCTTCTGGGATTCTTGGTCTTTCCGTTCATATGGAGTGTCCCCGAGGCATTAATCACCGCTGAAATGGGCACCATGTTCCCCGAGAATGGCGGTTATGTGGTTTGGGTTTCGTCTGCAATCGGTCCCTTCTGGGGATTTCAGCAGGGCTGGATGAAGTGGCTTAGTGGGGTCATAGATAACGCCTTGTACCCAGTGCTCTTCCTTGACTATTTGAAATCAGGGATCCCTGCCTTGGACGGAGGGTGGCCTAGGGTAGGTGCGGCATTAGCTTTGACGGTGCTTCTTACATACATGAATTATAGGGGTCTGACCATTGTCGGATGGGTTGCGGTTGCACTCGGGGTTTTCTCGATTCTCCCCTTTGTGGTTATGGGGCTTGTGTCGATACCCAAGTTGGAGCCGTCTAGATGGTTGGTGGTCAATCTTCACAACGTGGACTGGAATTTGTACCTGAATACTCTGTTTTGGAATCTAAACTACTGGGATTCGATAAGCACCCTGGCTGGAGAGGTCGACAACCCGAAGAAAACTCTTCCAAGGGCTCTATTCTATGCTCTGATCTTGGTTGTTCTCGGATACTTTTTCCCACTTTTAATTGGAACCGGCTCTGTCCCATTTGACCGTGAGCTTTGGACGGATGGGTACTTCTCCGATATTGCCAAAATCATCGGAGGTGTTTGGTTGAGGTGGTGGGTCCAAGCTGCTGCGGCTATGTCCAATATGGGAATGTTTGTCGCCGAGATGAGCAGCGACTCTTTCCAGCTCTTGGGCATGGCTGAGCGGGGCATGTTGCCCGAATTTTTTGCCAAGAGGTCTAAATATGGAACCCCTCTGACTGGAATTCTGTTCTCAGCTTCCGGCGTGATTCTGCTTTCATGGCTCAGCTTCCAAGAGATTGTTGCTGCAGAGAACTTCTTGTACTGTTTTGGAATGATCTTGGAGTTCTTAGCATTTGTGAAGTTGAGGATTAAGCATCCTAACGCATCTAGGCCTTACAAGATACCGGTCGGGACAATTGGAGCAATCGCTATGTGCATACCTCCAACTATCCTAATAGGCGTCGTTCTTGCTCTTTCTACCCTCAAGGTCGCGATTGTGAGCCTCGTGGCTGTGGTAATCGGTTTCATAATGCAACCCGGTCTTAAGTACATCGAGAAGAAGAGGTGGCTGAAATTCTCAGTCAGTTCCGATCTCCCAGATCTCGATAATGACATTAGTCAGGAGAGCACTGTTTCGTTGGTGGATTAG
- the LOC115744394 gene encoding probable polyamine transporter At1g31830 isoform X1, with the protein MKADAEASGSGPPEAAASQQSTDTAAAATAVIQRSPPRPAEAAPNSTDQEDIEKLRNSADREASVPMREFNGAAYATIREVPSSLRVENFRKVSVLPLIFLIFYEVSGGPFGVEDSVGAAGPLLALLGFLVFPFIWSVPEALITAEMGTMFPENGGYVVWVSSAIGPFWGFQQGWMKWLSGVIDNALYPVLFLDYLKSGIPALDGGWPRVGAALALTVLLTYMNYRGLTIVGWVAVALGVFSILPFVVMGLVSIPKLEPSRWLVVNLHNVDWNLYLNTLFWNLNYWDSISTLAGEVDNPKKTLPRALFYALILVVLGYFFPLLIGTGSVPFDRELWTDGYFSDIAKIIGGVWLRWWVQAAAAMSNMGMFVAEMSSDSFQLLGMAERGMLPEFFAKRSKYGTPLTGILFSASGVILLSWLSFQEIVAAENFLYCFGMILEFLAFVKLRIKHPNASRPYKIPVGTIGAIAMCIPPTILIGVVLALSTLKVAIVSLVAVVIGFIMQPGLKYIEKKRWLKFSVSSDLPDLDNDISQESTVSLVD; encoded by the coding sequence AAATTGAGGAATTCAGCTGATCGGGAAGCGTCTGTTCCAATGAGGGAGTTCAATGGTGCAGCTTATGCGACCATCCGTGAAGTGCCTTCTTCACTTAGGGTTGAGAACTTTCGAAAAGTATCGGTCCTTCCTcttattttcctcatcttttatgAGGTCTCCGGCGGCCCGTTTGGGGTCGAAGATAGCGTTGGGGCTGCTGGTCCTCTCTTAGCCCTTCTGGGATTCTTGGTCTTTCCGTTCATATGGAGTGTCCCCGAGGCATTAATCACCGCTGAAATGGGCACCATGTTCCCCGAGAATGGCGGTTATGTGGTTTGGGTTTCGTCTGCAATCGGTCCCTTCTGGGGATTTCAGCAGGGCTGGATGAAGTGGCTTAGTGGGGTCATAGATAACGCCTTGTACCCAGTGCTCTTCCTTGACTATTTGAAATCAGGGATCCCTGCCTTGGACGGAGGGTGGCCTAGGGTAGGTGCGGCATTAGCTTTGACGGTGCTTCTTACATACATGAATTATAGGGGTCTGACCATTGTCGGATGGGTTGCGGTTGCACTCGGGGTTTTCTCGATTCTCCCCTTTGTGGTTATGGGGCTTGTGTCGATACCCAAGTTGGAGCCGTCTAGATGGTTGGTGGTCAATCTTCACAACGTGGACTGGAATTTGTACCTGAATACTCTGTTTTGGAATCTAAACTACTGGGATTCGATAAGCACCCTGGCTGGAGAGGTCGACAACCCGAAGAAAACTCTTCCAAGGGCTCTATTCTATGCTCTGATCTTGGTTGTTCTCGGATACTTTTTCCCACTTTTAATTGGAACCGGCTCTGTCCCATTTGACCGTGAGCTTTGGACGGATGGGTACTTCTCCGATATTGCCAAAATCATCGGAGGTGTTTGGTTGAGGTGGTGGGTCCAAGCTGCTGCGGCTATGTCCAATATGGGAATGTTTGTCGCCGAGATGAGCAGCGACTCTTTCCAGCTCTTGGGCATGGCTGAGCGGGGCATGTTGCCCGAATTTTTTGCCAAGAGGTCTAAATATGGAACCCCTCTGACTGGAATTCTGTTCTCAGCTTCCGGCGTGATTCTGCTTTCATGGCTCAGCTTCCAAGAGATTGTTGCTGCAGAGAACTTCTTGTACTGTTTTGGAATGATCTTGGAGTTCTTAGCATTTGTGAAGTTGAGGATTAAGCATCCTAACGCATCTAGGCCTTACAAGATACCGGTCGGGACAATTGGAGCAATCGCTATGTGCATACCTCCAACTATCCTAATAGGCGTCGTTCTTGCTCTTTCTACCCTCAAGGTCGCGATTGTGAGCCTCGTGGCTGTGGTAATCGGTTTCATAATGCAACCCGGTCTTAAGTACATCGAGAAGAAGAGGTGGCTGAAATTCTCAGTCAGTTCCGATCTCCCAGATCTCGATAATGACATTAGTCAGGAGAGCACTGTTTCGTTGGTGGATTAG